One Festucalex cinctus isolate MCC-2025b chromosome 1, RoL_Fcin_1.0, whole genome shotgun sequence genomic region harbors:
- the cryz gene encoding quinone oxidoreductase has product MSGFKLMRAIRVSEFGAPSVLKLCADVKVPQPGSGQVLIRVHACGVNPVETYIRAGTYGRKPSLPYTPGTDVAGVVESVGEGVTAVKEGDLVFTTSTQSGGYAEFAVATDESVHKLPNTLDFSQGAAIGIPYFTACRALVHKAHVKAGETVLIHGASGGVGVAACQLSRMLGLRVMGTAGTKEGMELGAKNGAHLMFNHREEDYIGKIMDATEGQGVDVIVEMISNVNLDKDLKMMAFGGRVVIVGSRGSIEINPRDTMAKESSIIGVSLFSATLAERKECAALLFAGMEAGCLRPVVGDKYKLDKAAQAHHDIIESRGATGKIVLTM; this is encoded by the exons atgtcggGCTTCAAGCTTATGAGGGCAATCCGAGTGAGTGAGTTCGGAGCTCCATCCGTCCTTAAACTGTGCGCCGATGTGAAAGTTCCACAGCCTGGAAGCGGACAA GTGTTAATCCGAGTCCATGCATGCGGAGTGAACCCTGTGGAAACATACATCCGAGCTGGGACTTACGGCCGGAAGCCTTCACTTCCGTACACACCTGGTACCGACGTAGCTGGCGTGGTGGAAAGCGTCGGTGAAGGCGTCACAGCAGTGAAG GAAGGGGATCTTGTTTTTACCACATCCACCCAATCTGGAGGTTATGCCGAATTTGCTGTAGCCACAGATGAGAGCGTCCACAAGCTACCCAATACTTTAGACTTCAGCCAGGGAGCGGCCATCGGCATCCCATACTTCACTGCCTGCAGAGCTCTGGTTCACAA gGCCCATGTAAAGGCTGGAGAGACTGTCCTCATCCATGGAGCCAGTGGAGGG GTTGGTGTGGCAGCATGTCAGCTGTCCCGTATGCTGGGCCTCCGGGTGATGGGGACTGCCGGGACCAAAGAAGGAATGGAGCTTGGGGCCAAAAATGGAGCACACCTGATGTTCAATCACAGAGAGGAGGATTATATTGGCAAAATAATG gatgCCACAGAAGGCCAAGGAGTAGATGTGATTGTGGAGATGATTTCTAATGTCAACCTCGACAAAGATCTGAAAATGATGGCATTTGGAGGACGTGTTGTG ATTGTAGGCTCCAGAGGCTCCATAGAAATTAACCCCAGAGACACAATGGCCAAGGAGAGCAGCATCATAGGTGTTTCCCTCTTCTCTGCCACACTG GCGGAGAGGAAGGAGTGTGCAGCCTTGCTCTTTGCTGGGATGGAAGCTGGTTGTCTGCGTCCAGTTGTCGGCGACAAGTATAAACTGGACAAGGCTGCTCAGGCCCACCATGACATCATCGAATCTCGAGGGGCCACTGGGAAGATTGTGCTGACCATGTGA
- the lrrc53 gene encoding uncharacterized protein lrrc53, translating into MASILLMLLLLIIVQRHFRVSSCPASCVVCSDNAVICHRLAYIIDAPNTTEALLLTQGSITTVQSASLSVLGNITVIGLSHNHISVMDELSFRNLPFLHTLLLDHNHLTSQALQDEALSNLSHLQVLALGHNLISQIQADWLKGTTALRTLNLEGNRMTSLDPGSLPLKDLGYLENLDLSDNLITSLDTNSFHGLVHLRNLDMSRNRLSSAPSQSFSYLSWLTNLNLELNSWNCSCQLLDLAAFLSAFIQQPDKA; encoded by the exons ATGGCAA GTATCTTGCTGATGTTGCTGTTACTCATCATTGTCCAGCGACACTTCCGTGTATCATCATGCCCTGCTTCGTGTGTTGTTTGTTCTGACAATGCTGTCATCTGTCACAGACTGGCTTATATTATAG ATGCTCCTAACACGACAGAGGCTCTACTACTTACACAGGGTTCCATCACCACTGTGCAGTCTGCCTCATTGTCTGTCCTTGGCAACATCACTGTCATAG GTTTGAGCCATAATCATATTTCCGTGATGGATGAATTATCCTTTAGAAATCTGCCCTTCCTGCACACATTACTGTTGGACCACAACCACCTCACCAGTCAGGCCTTGCAAGATGAGGCTCTGTCCAATCTTTCCCATCTACAGGTGCTGGCATTGGGCCACAACCTTATTAGCCAG ATCCAAGCTGACTGGCTCAAAGGTACCACAGCACTTCGAACTCTAAACCTGGAGGGAAACAGGATGACCAGTTTAGACCCTGGCTCTCTCCCTCTCAAAGATCTCGGATATCTGGAGAATCTGGATTTGTCTGATAACTTAATAACGAGCCTAGACACAAACAG CTTCCATGGTCTGGTGCACCTTCGCAACTTGGACATGTCCAGAAACCGTCTGAGTTCCGCTCCTTCTCAGTCTTTTTCCTACCTCAGCTGGTTGACCAACCTCAACCTTGAACTCAACTCATGGAATTGTTCTTGTCAGTTGCTGGATTTAGCAGCCTTCCTTTCAGCCTTCATACAACAACCCGACAAGGCATGA